One genomic region from Bacillus aquiflavi encodes:
- a CDS encoding Mrp/NBP35 family ATP-binding protein, which yields MLTEEKVRELLNELKDPFLHKTLAETNAIKEIKVKTEKKHVSVKVAIAKTGPAEQLQLQTEIVNVLKGAGADSVGLRFSELSEEELMKYRSLIDEDQDKGLLSPNNKTTFIAIASGKGGVGKSTVSVNLAVSLARLGKKVGLIDADIYGFSVPDMMGITKRPVVRGEKIIPVDRFGVKVISMGFFVEDNAPIIWRGPMLGKMLNSFFHEVEWGDLDYLLLDLPPGTGDVALDVHSMLPSCLEIIVTTPHPTAAFVAARAGAMALKTEHKILGVIENMSFFESNVTGEKEYVFGKGGGEKLAEELQTELLGQLPLAQPDWNEEDFAPSIYQEDHKLGKVYGDIAKKVVSAVEK from the coding sequence ATGTTAACTGAAGAAAAAGTACGTGAACTTTTAAATGAGTTAAAAGATCCATTTCTACATAAAACATTAGCGGAAACAAACGCAATTAAAGAAATAAAGGTTAAAACAGAAAAAAAACATGTTAGTGTAAAGGTAGCGATTGCTAAGACAGGACCGGCCGAACAATTACAGCTTCAAACAGAAATTGTCAATGTATTAAAAGGAGCTGGGGCAGATTCCGTCGGATTACGTTTTAGTGAGCTTTCTGAAGAAGAATTAATGAAGTATCGTTCATTGATAGACGAAGATCAAGATAAAGGATTGCTTTCCCCAAATAACAAAACCACTTTTATTGCTATTGCAAGTGGAAAAGGTGGAGTTGGTAAATCAACTGTTTCAGTAAACCTCGCTGTATCTCTTGCACGCTTAGGGAAAAAAGTTGGACTAATTGATGCAGATATTTATGGATTTAGTGTTCCTGATATGATGGGAATTACGAAGCGGCCTGTTGTTCGAGGAGAAAAAATAATTCCGGTTGATCGTTTTGGAGTGAAAGTTATTTCAATGGGCTTTTTTGTTGAAGACAATGCTCCGATTATTTGGCGCGGTCCAATGCTTGGTAAAATGTTAAACTCTTTCTTCCATGAGGTCGAATGGGGCGACTTAGATTATTTACTGCTTGACTTACCTCCAGGTACAGGTGATGTTGCATTAGATGTTCATTCAATGCTGCCATCTTGCCTAGAGATTATTGTAACAACACCTCATCCAACGGCAGCTTTTGTTGCAGCCCGTGCTGGAGCCATGGCTTTAAAAACTGAACATAAAATATTAGGTGTTATTGAAAATATGTCATTTTTTGAAAGTAATGTTACAGGTGAAAAGGAATATGTCTTTGGAAAAGGCGGGGGAGAAAAACTTGCTGAAGAGCTTCAAACTGAGCTTTTAGGGCAATTGCCACTTGCACAGCCCGATTGGAATGAAGAAGATTTTGCTCCATCTATCTACCAAGAAGACCATAAGCTTGGAAAAGTATATGGGGATATCGCTAAAAAAGTTGTTTCAGCTGTTGAAAAATAA
- the gerD gene encoding spore germination lipoprotein GerD codes for MQLKWKVLLPLFIIIFVSGCSSNNSNSAQIDYDQTKKKVVDILKTDEGKKAFKEVMSDEKLKRELVMDQAVVSETIEKTLTSEKGNDFWKKSFEDPKFAESFAKSMKKENEKMLKDLMKDPEYRAMMVEILKDPEIEKNFTDVLKSNEYRKHLQNIMTETFDSPLFKAKIQEILLKAAENVQDTKKADEGANSEKEGQAEEGGEQ; via the coding sequence ATGCAGTTAAAATGGAAAGTGCTCCTCCCTCTATTCATTATTATATTTGTCTCAGGATGTTCGTCAAATAATTCAAATTCGGCACAAATTGATTATGATCAGACGAAAAAAAAGGTTGTTGATATTTTAAAAACAGATGAAGGCAAAAAAGCGTTTAAAGAAGTAATGAGCGATGAAAAGTTGAAGCGAGAACTCGTCATGGATCAAGCTGTCGTTTCAGAGACAATAGAAAAAACACTTACTTCTGAAAAAGGAAACGATTTTTGGAAAAAGTCCTTTGAAGATCCTAAATTTGCAGAGAGCTTTGCTAAAAGTATGAAAAAAGAAAACGAAAAAATGCTAAAGGATTTAATGAAGGATCCAGAATATCGTGCAATGATGGTTGAAATTTTAAAAGATCCTGAAATTGAGAAGAATTTTACCGATGTTTTAAAGAGCAATGAATATCGGAAACACTTACAAAATATTATGACAGAGACTTTTGACAGCCCATTATTTAAAGCTAAAATTCAAGAAATCCTTCTGAAAGCAGCTGAAAATGTCCAAGATACTAAAAAAGCAGATGAGGGAGCTAACAGTGAAAAAGAAGGACAAGCTGAAGAGGGCGGAGAACAATAA
- a CDS encoding KinB-signaling pathway activation protein, translating to MTSRNWVKLFISTLIVGGLTTGIVGFTVRWGEFEHLFTDLDILGILSTLIWLIGVGFIFSIISQMGFFAYLTVHRFGIGIFRTVSLWNSIQLFLIAFVLFDLVYFRFQAFADKGESLSQYIWKAIFILAVGLIVAFIKAKQTNKAAFIPALFFMVVVTILEWVPVLRVNEESWLYLMLFPLMACNAYQLLILHKLNEKSMQERRLKSSKKPS from the coding sequence GTGACTAGCCGTAATTGGGTCAAATTGTTTATTTCCACGTTAATAGTCGGTGGTTTAACTACGGGAATTGTCGGATTTACCGTCCGGTGGGGCGAATTTGAACATTTATTTACCGACCTAGATATACTGGGGATACTATCTACGTTAATCTGGTTAATTGGTGTTGGATTTATTTTTAGTATTATTAGTCAAATGGGCTTTTTTGCATATTTAACAGTTCATCGATTTGGTATTGGGATATTTAGAACAGTGTCTTTATGGAATTCGATCCAGCTATTTCTGATCGCATTTGTACTATTTGATTTAGTTTATTTTCGCTTTCAAGCCTTTGCAGATAAAGGAGAAAGCTTAAGTCAATATATTTGGAAAGCTATTTTTATTTTAGCGGTTGGGCTGATTGTCGCTTTTATAAAAGCAAAGCAAACAAATAAAGCTGCATTTATCCCAGCATTATTTTTTATGGTTGTTGTCACAATACTTGAGTGGGTGCCCGTACTTCGAGTCAATGAAGAAAGCTGGTTATATTTAATGCTCTTCCCATTAATGGCATGTAATGCTTATCAATTACTTATACTTCATAAATTAAATGAAAAATCAATGCAGGAAAGACGATTGAAATCATCTAAAAAGCCGTCCTAA
- the pdaB gene encoding polysaccharide deacetylase family sporulation protein PdaB: protein MNFFYTINGKTVKQFLLIIIIAFFAAWFFYIGNNIYVPVFSTKDGPKAVYKGEKNIALTFNIGWGDEKAEPILDVLKKEKIKSATFFLSGSWAERHPEIVNRIVKEGYEIGMLGYAYKDYPELEEAEIRKDLYKAVDVFKKLNIKEIKLVRAPTGHFDKKTLKVTDELRFTLVHWSIDSKDWTNPGIKQIVKNISKAEKGDIILLHASDSAKQTVSALPSILKTLNNKGLKLVTVSEMIANAETKSKEIK from the coding sequence TTGAATTTTTTTTATACTATAAACGGAAAAACAGTAAAACAGTTTCTTTTGATCATCATTATTGCTTTTTTTGCAGCATGGTTTTTTTATATTGGAAACAATATTTATGTACCTGTATTTTCCACAAAGGATGGGCCAAAAGCTGTTTATAAAGGAGAAAAGAATATTGCTTTGACTTTTAATATCGGTTGGGGCGATGAAAAGGCGGAACCGATTCTAGATGTTTTAAAAAAGGAAAAGATAAAATCAGCTACGTTCTTTCTTTCCGGATCTTGGGCAGAGCGTCATCCTGAAATCGTTAATCGTATTGTAAAAGAAGGGTATGAAATCGGAATGCTCGGCTATGCTTATAAAGATTATCCAGAACTTGAAGAAGCTGAAATTAGGAAAGATTTATATAAAGCAGTCGATGTGTTCAAAAAATTAAATATTAAAGAAATTAAGCTTGTCAGAGCTCCGACAGGCCATTTTGATAAAAAAACATTAAAAGTAACGGATGAGTTAAGATTTACATTAGTTCACTGGAGTATTGATTCTAAAGATTGGACAAATCCTGGGATTAAGCAAATTGTTAAAAATATTAGTAAAGCAGAAAAAGGTGATATTATTTTACTTCATGCCTCAGATTCTGCTAAACAAACCGTTTCAGCTCTGCCATCTATTTTAAAAACGTTAAACAATAAAGGATTGAAGCTTGTAACCGTATCAGAAATGATTGCTAATGCTGAAACAAAGTCTAAAGAGATCAAGTGA